Proteins encoded by one window of uncultured Draconibacterium sp.:
- a CDS encoding type II toxin-antitoxin system PemK/MazF family toxin has translation MEIKQYQIILVNLDPTIGSEIKKTRPCVVISPDEMNKYLRTVVIAPMTTSSKKYPTRVKIKHDNKIGWIVLDQIRTIDRQRIIKIFGEIQDSEIQELKSVLKETYID, from the coding sequence ATGGAAATAAAACAATATCAAATCATTTTGGTTAATCTCGACCCTACCATTGGAAGTGAAATAAAAAAAACCAGACCTTGCGTTGTAATTTCTCCTGACGAAATGAATAAATATTTGCGTACTGTTGTAATTGCCCCAATGACAACAAGTTCAAAAAAATATCCAACAAGGGTAAAAATTAAACATGACAATAAAATCGGCTGGATTGTTTTAGACCAAATCAGAACAATTGACAGACAAAGAATAATCAAGATTTTTGGAGAAATTCAAGATTCTGAAATCCAAGAATTAAAATCAGTTTTGAAGGAAACTTATATTGACTAA
- a CDS encoding AbrB/MazE/SpoVT family DNA-binding domain-containing protein translates to MEVSVIKIGNSKGIRLSKTLLDRYNIKDTVDLIMDKGQIILKPIAKPRKGWEKAFEKMAKNGDDNLLFNDVFDDENLEEWK, encoded by the coding sequence ATGGAAGTTTCAGTTATAAAAATCGGAAATTCAAAGGGGATTAGGTTAAGCAAAACCCTACTTGACAGATACAATATTAAAGACACCGTTGATTTAATAATGGATAAAGGACAGATTATTTTAAAACCAATTGCAAAACCAAGAAAAGGATGGGAAAAGGCTTTTGAAAAAATGGCTAAAAATGGAGATGACAATTTATTATTTAACGATGTATTTGACGATGAAAACCTTGAAGAATGGAAATAA